One Elaeis guineensis isolate ETL-2024a chromosome 10, EG11, whole genome shotgun sequence genomic window carries:
- the LOC105052692 gene encoding uncharacterized protein, protein MSSEMREDLREPALISPLSEEISLRRASELINSSISSSYSILSFPTKWQLIRDKLEQLNSNLAAAADGNSSTDNSALTAFLKPMITTLNDIQMLADRCSDETYSGGKLLMRSNLDAVSSRLELIIKHLTQIYASAILSRSQAIVLTRPAVGANREDMRFYVKDLFSRLRIGDLDMRSQALTILKEILHEDQKYVRIVVLETTDSISLLVNFLEFGDMGIQEKAAGAVSVIASFDSYKGALVTGGAIAPLVRALEMGSEVGKEEAAQALRKLTENSDNVWSVAAHGGVTVLLKLCGNADSSGELIGLACNILRNLSSVEEIKKFMVEQGAVSAFTELLKSKEETIQIHALELLCAMALEDASLGHMVVGEGVIEPLMKLLDPNSSYSLKAREVALRATELFFFSSIDLINVLMGCGFLDRVLFFLKNGEISTQESGLKIVCHLCEIYEEAKKVMGDAGFMAELVKLLEAKSFEVRELAAEVLCCMVPVQRNCRSFIQDDHSVNQILRLLNPDEEKSVTNKLLLSILMSLANSSNGRRKILASGYINHLEKLAEADVVDAKKIIKRLSSNRFRSILSGIWSL, encoded by the coding sequence ATGAGCTCAGAGATGAGAGAAGATCTAAGAGAACCAGCACTTATCTCTCCACTTTCAGAGGAGATCAGCCTCCGGCGAGCATCGGAGCTCATCAACTCCTCGATCTCCTCCTCCTACTCCATTCTCTCTTTCCCCACCAAATGGCAATTAATCCGGGACAAGCTAGAGCAACTAAACTCCAACCTAGCGGCTGCAGCCGACGGCAACTCTTCCACCGACAATTCGGCACTCACCGCGTTCTTGAAGCCGATGATAACGACTCTGAATGACATTCAGATGCTCGCTGATCGATGCAGCGATGAAACTTACAGCGGGGGGAAGCTTCTCATGCGGAGCAATCTCGATGCTGTCTCATCTAGGCTCGAGCTCATCATCAAGCATCTCACACAAATATATGCTTCTGCAATTCTCTCCCGATCCCAAGCCATTGTTCTGACGAGGCCTGCTGTTGGTGCAAACAGAGAGGACATGAGGTTTTATGTAAAGGATCTCTTCTCAAGGCTAAGGATTGGAGACTTGGATATGAGATCTCAAGCCTTGACCATccttaaagagatacttcatgaAGACCAGAAATATGTGAGGATTGTGGTGCTAGAAACAACTGACAGCATTAGTCTTCTGGTGAACTTTCTTGAATTTGGAGACATGGGTATTCAAGAGAAGGCTGCAGGGGCTGTCTCAGTAATTGCCAGCTTTGATTCATATAAAGGAGCTCTTGTTACAGGCGGTGCCATTGCGCCATTGGTTCGGGCGCTGGAGATGGGAAGTGAAGTGGGAAAAGAGGAAGCTGCTCAAGCTCTGAGGAAACTTACTGAGAATTCTGATAACGTGTGGTCTGTCGCCGCTCATGGAGGTGTTACAGTGCTGCTCAAGCTCTGCGGCAATGCTGATAGCAGTGGTGAGTTGATTGGTTTGGCTTGTAATATACTAAGGAACCTTAGCAGTGTCGAGGAAATTAAGAAGTTCATGGTGGAACAAGGAGCAGTTTCAGCTTTCACAGAGCTTTTGAAATCAAAGGAAGAAACAATCCAGATTCATGCACTAGAGTTACTGTGTGCAATGGCTTTGGAGGATGCCAGCCTTGGGCATATGGTGGTTGGAGAAGGGGTCATTGAGCCGCTCATGAAGTTATTGGATCCAAACTCTTCCTACTCATTGAAGGCAAGAGAGGTTGCTCTCCGGGCTACCGAGTTGTTCTTCTTCTCATCGATAGATTTGATCAATGTTTTGATGGGCTGCGGTTTCCTTGATCGGGTTCTCTTTTTCCTAAAGAATGGTGAGATATCTACCCAGGAATCTGGCCTCAAGATTGTTTGCCATTTGTGTGAGATATATGAGGAGGCTAAGAAGGTGATGGGTGATGCAGGATTTATGGCAGAGCTTGTCAAGTTGCTAGAAGCTAAATCTTTTGAAGTCAGAGAACTGGCAGCTGAGGTGCTCTGCTGCATGGTTCCAGTTCAACGAAACTGCAGAAGTTTTATCCAGGATGATCACAGTGTGAATCAAATCTTGCGGTTGCTCAATCCAGATGAGGAGAAATCGGTAACAAATAAGCTTCTGCTCTCAATCCTGATGTCACTAGCTAACAGCAGCAATGGAAGGAGAAAGATTTTGGCATCTGGGTATATAAACCACTTAGAAAAACTAGCAGAGGCTGATGTTGTGGATGCAAAGAAGATCATTAAGAGGCTCTCTAGCAACAGATTTCGGAGCATTCTTAGCGGAATATGGAGTTTGTGA